Sequence from the Hyalangium gracile genome:
CAGCACCACCTCTCCATAAACCTGCTCGCGCGGACGCTGCACCAGGGAGAGCCCGCTGGCGGACCAGCGCCCATCCGCGGCCTGGCTCACCGTCGCGGACACCACGTCATCGGCGAGGAAGGGCGCCAGCTCCGGCGGTGGGATGAACGCGGAGATCACCTCACCGGCGGGGGCCGGCTGCACACTGAGGAACCCGAACCCGCGGGGATGGACATCAATACGCCCGGTGACATTCCGTGTAGAAGCAGGAAGGCCCGAGGAGGAGGAAGTCTGAGACATGCTTACGAAGTCCTACCAACGAAAAAATCGAGGTGACTGTATAATTACAAGATAATCTGATAGCAGCGTGACTCACGCTACTGATTCATCTTATTTCTTGGCTCCCCCACTTTCCTAGGAGCTGGGAAATGTCGCGTCGTTTCAACTGGAAGAGCGGTCTGCTGCTGGGTGCCATGGTTGCCTTCTCCGGCTGCACCGAGAACAAGGAGCAGGAGCCGGCCCCCGTGGAGCAGCAGGTCGTGGACGCTCGTGGCTGCGCCACCAAGGACCTGAGCCAGACGGAGCGTGAGGCTGTTGAGGCGACGCTCGCGGAGACCCGCAGCGCGGCCGCCGCGGTCGGCTCCATCACGGTGAACGTCTACTGGCACGTCATCAACAACGGCGCGGGTACCGCGTCGGACCTCACGCAGGCGAAGATCGACGGTCAGATCGCGGTGCTGAACGCGGCGTATGCGAACACCCCGTTCCGCTTCGCGCTGGTGTCGGTGTCCCGCACCACCAACGCCACCTGGTACACCGCGACCCACGGCAGCACCGCCGAGTCGCAGATGAAGAACGCGCTGCGCCAGGGCACCGCGGACGACCTGAACATCTACTCCAACAACATGGGCGGCGGCCTGCTGGGCTGGGCGACCTTCCCGTCCTCGTACGCCTCGTCTCCGAAGATGGACGGCGTGGTGCTGCTGTACTCGTCGGTGCCCGGTGGCACGGCGGCTCCGTACAACGAGGGTGACACGGGCACGCACGAGGTCGGCCACTGGCTGGGCCTGTACCACACCTTCCAGGGCGGCTGCGCCAAGAACAACGACGGCGTGAGCGACACCCCGCAGGAGAAGTCGCCTGCCTACGGCTGCCCGGTGGGCCGCGACACCTGCACCCGCGACCCGGGTGCGGACCCCATCTACAACTTCATGGACTACACGGACGACAGCTGCATGAACACGTTCACCGCGGGCCAGAACGCGCGCATGGACTCCATGTGGACGGCGTACCGCCTCGGCAAGTAATCCAGTCGAGCTGACTCACTTCCTGAAACGCCGGGGTGTTCCGCGCACCTCGGCGTTTCTCTTTTGCGGGCTTCGAGCCGCCGGGCGCGCTGGGCCTGGGCCGCTCGGAAGATGCCCGGACACACGGGCGAGCTCGAAAATCCGAAGCATTGCGGCGCGCACGCCTGGCGCCTCGACGGCCGGGAGCCCGAGGGCGCGCGGTGCCTGGCCGCCTCGAGCGGGAATCCCGCCAGGCAGGTGCTGTTGGCCACGCCGCGATGCGTAAACTCTCACTGATCACCTCAGGCCTGTTGGCGGTGTGGCTCCTCTCCGCGTGCGAGGAGGACGCTCCTTCCAAGGAGCCGCCTTCCGCGGAGACGCCCGCCGCCGAGCTCCCATCCCAGGACATCCAGGACACCGCCGGTCCGCTGACCGTGACCAACTGCCGCGTGCTGACCACGGCGGCGGTGAGCGCCAGCGGAGACGACGGCGCCGGCGGCGTGGCGGCCAACTCGCAGGACGACAACCTGACCACCCGCTGGGCCGGGCCGGGCGTGGGCGCGTGGCTGCGGATGGACCTGGGCAGCGTGCAGACGCTGGCGGGGGCGGCCATTGCCTGGCACCAGGGCAACCAGCGCCAGAACCACTTCGTCCTCTCCACGTCCGAGGACGGGACGACCTACACACAGGTGTACGCGGCCGACAGCGCGCTGAACCTCGATGCGCAGACGTACACGTTCGCCCCGCGGCGGGCGCGCTACCTGCGCGTCACCGTCAACGGCAACACCGTCAACGACTGGGCCTCCATCCTCGAGGCACGGGCGTGCGGAGAGCAGACCTCGCAGCCGCCGCCCACGGAGGACACGGGGCCGGCGCTGCCGCGCAGGCCGTACCTGCAGAGCGTGGGGACCACGAGCGCGCTGGTGGCGTTCCGCTCGGCGGTGTCGTGCACGCCCTTCGTGCGCTACGGCCTGGGCACGGACCTGTCCCGCACGGCGACGGCGACGGCGGCCGGCTGGCGGCACGTGGTGAAGCTGACCGGCCTCAGCGCGGGGCAGACGTACAGCTACGTCGTCGAGGCGTGCGGCTCCGTCACGGGCGTGCGGCAGTTCCGCACGGCGACGACGTCGAGCACGCGGAGCATCCACTTCACGGCGATGGGAGACTTCGGCACGGGCGGCTCCTCGCAGGCGCGGGTGCTGGAGCGGCTCGGGCAGTCGAACCTGGCCGGAGAGCTGATGGTGGCGCTGGGCGACAACGCCTACGAGTCCGGCACGGAGCAGGACTTCCAGGACCACATGTTCACGCCCATGGCGGCGCTGCTGCGGCGGGTGCCGCTGTTCGCCAGCCCGGGCAACCACGAGTACGTGACGAACCAGGCCCAGCCCTACCTGGACAACTTCTACCTGCCGGCCAACAACCCGGCGAACACGGAGCGCTACTACTCGTTCGACTGGGGCCCGGTGCACTTCGTGGCGCTGGACTCGAGCTGCGCCATCGGCCTGGCCTCGTCGGACCGCTGCACGCTGGCGGCGCAGAAGAGCTGGGCGGCCGCGGACCTGGCCGCCACGCGCCAGCCGTGGAAGGTGGTGTTCTTCCACCACCCGCCCTGGTCGAGCGGCGCGCATGGCTCGCAGCTGCTGATGCGGCGTGAGTTCGGCCCCATGTTCGAGCAGTACGGGGTGGACGTGGTGCTCACGGGCCACGACCACAACTACGAGCGCTCCAAGCCGATGGTGGGCAGCGGCGTGGCGCCCTCGGGCAGCCGGGGCGTCGTCTACCTGGTGGTGGGCAGCGGCGGCGCCAGCCTCCGGAGCTTCCCGATCGCGCAGCCGAGCTGGACGGCGTACCGCAACAATACGGACGCGGGCTACCTGGACGTGAAGGTGAACGGCGGCACGCTGGTGGCGCAGTTCCTCAACGCGAGCGGCGCCATCAAGGACACCTTCACGCTGACGAAGACGATCCCGGCCTCCGTGGAGGCTCCGGGCAGTGTCTCGGCCTCGTCGCTGGAGACGCCTCCGGGCCCGGTGGACGATCCGGCCCGCGAGCCGGCGGGGCTGCGCTTCGAGAAGGTGCTGCCTCCGGCGGACACGCCGGAGTCGGTGGCGGACCACGACGAGCCGTCTCACTGAGCCTCGTCGTCCTGGCAAGGTGCCTGCCTGGGGAGCGGGCACCTCTTGCAGCCATAGAGGTGCCTCCGCGCATCACCGTGCGGCTCACCACGCGCAGCAGCTTCACCGAGGGAGGTGCTCGCGCGTCGCCCCCTTCCTGCGGACAGGGGCCGCTTGGGCCTGTGGAGCGCGCCAGGAGACGCGCAGCAGCCTCCTTCAGCGCGGAGCGACGCGCCCGCCGATCTCCGGGAAGCGCTCGTAGGCCCGCTTCAGCGCGTCCAAGTGGGTGGGGTCGTCGTAATCGAGGGGGGCATCCGTGAGTTGCACGACCCATCCGCCCGAAGGCGTGCGCCGCGCCCGCGTGAGCAACTCCGCGTCGCGAGCAGGATCCGGGAACCCGATGGCCTGCGCGGCAGCGGCCGACCAGTAGTTCAGCCACCCAAGGCACCAGGGAATCTCAGGCGCGGAGAGCTTCTGTGGAAGGTTGAGCATGGGAAGCCCACGCGGTGAGAACTCTGGTGCATGAGTCGAGCGGCGGACCTGCTCCGCGACTTTCGAGCCGAAACCGTACGGCGACGCATGCCCCCAGAACGCGCGGGCACCATCCGCCACGCCCTCGAGCACAGCCGCCGCTGCCGCGATCACGGGCTCGTCCAGTGGCAGTTCTGCATGCACTTCAGACAGGGACTGACCGCCTGGGCTGAGGAGTCCAGGTCTTCCCCTCCCGTTGACCGTGACGGGGTAACTCTCGTCCCCGTTGCACAGAAGAGGGAATTTCCCGTCCTGCGTCCTTTCCACGAGCCACGCATCGCGCTGCGGCAATGCGATGGGGCGTGCTCCTTTGCCTACTTCCCACTCCAGGCGCAGGCCGGGGAGCGCCTCTTCCATCCCATGGACGACAGCGAGCGTGCGGCTGTCTTTGCCCACGAGCGCAGGCGCGTAGACAATGAGGGTGAGGGCTCTAGGTCTGGTCATCGTCTGCACCCCGTGACGACGACATCAAGTGAGAAATCCGCCTCGAGCAGCGCGTCTTTGTGCGCTTGGGTGCTCACCCCGATGATGAAGTCATATCCACATGCCTCCGCGGTTCTTCGCTCCCTTTGTATTTGCTCCAACTCCTTCTCGAGCTCTCGCCTCCGGATGAAGTCAGGATATGTGTCAAATCGATGTGTTTTGATCTCCCACAGCACGCGCACGCCGACTTGCAGAGCATCGAATCGCTCACCGCCCACGAATACGTCCATGCCGGGATAGCGGTTGGGCGGAAACCTATCGGCGCACTCGTTATGCGGGACATCCTGGCCCGCG
This genomic interval carries:
- a CDS encoding zinc metalloprotease is translated as MSRRFNWKSGLLLGAMVAFSGCTENKEQEPAPVEQQVVDARGCATKDLSQTEREAVEATLAETRSAAAAVGSITVNVYWHVINNGAGTASDLTQAKIDGQIAVLNAAYANTPFRFALVSVSRTTNATWYTATHGSTAESQMKNALRQGTADDLNIYSNNMGGGLLGWATFPSSYASSPKMDGVVLLYSSVPGGTAAPYNEGDTGTHEVGHWLGLYHTFQGGCAKNNDGVSDTPQEKSPAYGCPVGRDTCTRDPGADPIYNFMDYTDDSCMNTFTAGQNARMDSMWTAYRLGK
- a CDS encoding discoidin domain-containing protein yields the protein MRKLSLITSGLLAVWLLSACEEDAPSKEPPSAETPAAELPSQDIQDTAGPLTVTNCRVLTTAAVSASGDDGAGGVAANSQDDNLTTRWAGPGVGAWLRMDLGSVQTLAGAAIAWHQGNQRQNHFVLSTSEDGTTYTQVYAADSALNLDAQTYTFAPRRARYLRVTVNGNTVNDWASILEARACGEQTSQPPPTEDTGPALPRRPYLQSVGTTSALVAFRSAVSCTPFVRYGLGTDLSRTATATAAGWRHVVKLTGLSAGQTYSYVVEACGSVTGVRQFRTATTSSTRSIHFTAMGDFGTGGSSQARVLERLGQSNLAGELMVALGDNAYESGTEQDFQDHMFTPMAALLRRVPLFASPGNHEYVTNQAQPYLDNFYLPANNPANTERYYSFDWGPVHFVALDSSCAIGLASSDRCTLAAQKSWAAADLAATRQPWKVVFFHHPPWSSGAHGSQLLMRREFGPMFEQYGVDVVLTGHDHNYERSKPMVGSGVAPSGSRGVVYLVVGSGGASLRSFPIAQPSWTAYRNNTDAGYLDVKVNGGTLVAQFLNASGAIKDTFTLTKTIPASVEAPGSVSASSLETPPGPVDDPAREPAGLRFEKVLPPADTPESVADHDEPSH
- a CDS encoding DUF5953 family protein, whose amino-acid sequence is MTRPRALTLIVYAPALVGKDSRTLAVVHGMEEALPGLRLEWEVGKGARPIALPQRDAWLVERTQDGKFPLLCNGDESYPVTVNGRGRPGLLSPGGQSLSEVHAELPLDEPVIAAAAAVLEGVADGARAFWGHASPYGFGSKVAEQVRRSTHAPEFSPRGLPMLNLPQKLSAPEIPWCLGWLNYWSAAAAQAIGFPDPARDAELLTRARRTPSGGWVVQLTDAPLDYDDPTHLDALKRAYERFPEIGGRVAPR